A genomic window from Gossypium hirsutum isolate 1008001.06 chromosome D10, Gossypium_hirsutum_v2.1, whole genome shotgun sequence includes:
- the LOC107914601 gene encoding stearoyl-[acyl-carrier-protein] 9-desaturase, chloroplastic: protein MALKFNPITFQSQKLPSFALPPMAGLRSPKFFMASTLRSGSKEVDLKKPFMPPREVHVQVTHSMPPQKIEIFKSLEDWAENNILTYLKPVEKCWQPQDFLPDPASDGFHEQVKELRERAKEIPDDYFVVLVGDMITEEALPTYQTMLNTLDGVRDETGASLTPWAIWTRAWTAEENRHGDLLNKYLYLSGRVDMRQIEKTIQYLIGSGMDPRTENNPYLGFIYTSFQERATFISHGNTARLAKEHGDIKLAQICGNIASDEKRHETAYTKIVEKLFEIDPDGTVLAFADMMRKKISMPAHLMYDGQDDNLFDNFSAVAQRLGVYTARDYADILEFLVNKWKVTELTGLSADGRKAQDYVCGLPPRIRRLEERAQGRAKEAPRVPFSWIFDREVQL, encoded by the exons ATGGCTCTGAAATTCAACCCCATCACTTTTCAATCTCAGAAACTCCCTTCATTTGCTCTTCCACCAATGGCCGGCCTTAGGTCTCCCAAGTTTTTCATGGCCTCTACTCTTCGTTCTGGTTCCAA AGAGGTTGATCTCAAGAAGCCTTTCATGCCTCCTAGGGAGGTGCATGTTCAGGTCACGCACTCGATGCCACCTCAGAAGATTGAGATCTTCAAATCTTTGGAGGACTGGGCTGAGAACAACATTCTAACTTACCTCAAACCGGTTGAGAAATGTTGGCAACCCCAAGATTTTCTTCCGGATCCTGCATCAGATGGATTTCACGAGCAAGTCAAAGAACTTAGGGAAAGGGCAAAGGAGATTCCAGATGATTACTTTGTTGTTTTGGTTGGTGACATGATCACAGAGGAAGCTCTTCCAACTTACCAAACAATGCTTAATACCTTAGATGGAGTTCGTGATGAAACAGGTGCTAGCCTTACTCCTTGGGCAATATGGACAAGGgcttggactgctgaagaaaacAGGCATGGTGATCTACTTAATAAGTATCTCTACTTGTCCGGAAGGGTCGACATGAGGCAAATTGAGAAGACAATCCAGTATTTGATTGGATCAGGAATG GATCCACGTACTGAGAATAATCCTTATCTGGGATTCATCTACACATCATTCCAAGAAAGGGCAACTTTCATCTCCCATGGGAATACAGCCCGGCTCGCAAAGGAGCATGGTGACATCAAGTTGGCTCAGATATGTGGTAACATTGCCTCTGATGAAAAGCGCCACGAGACTGCATATACTAAAATCGTTGAAAAGCTCTTTGAGATCGATCCCGACGGAACAGTCCTGGCTTTTGCTGACATGATGAGGAAGAAAATCTCCATGCCAGCACACTTGATGTATGATGGCCAAGATGACAATCTTTTTGATAATTTCTCAGCTGTTGCACAGAGACTTGGGGTTTACACTGCCAGAGACTATGCTGATATACTAGAGTTCCTGGTGAACAAATGGAAGGTGACGGAGTTAACTGGACTTTCAGCCGACGGGCGTAAAGCTCAGGATTATGTGTGCGGACTTCCACCAAGAATTCGAAGGCTGGAAGAGAGAGCTCAAGGAAGGGCCAAGGAAGCACCCAGGGTTCCATTCAGCTGGATATTTGATAGAGAAGTCCAGCTCTAA